The proteins below are encoded in one region of Aeromonas veronii:
- the nadC gene encoding carboxylating nicotinate-nucleotide diphosphorylase, translated as MLQQDISRAVRAALLEDLGDALTALDQPDASADITAQLIPTDRLSTARVITREAGVFCGQPWVDEVFAQLGGEVRVEWLVQDGEKLSPNQELFRLHGPARILLTGERNALNFVQTLSGVATLTARYVAELEGTDCRLLDTRKTLPGLRSAQKYAVTCGGGKNHRIGLFDAYLIKENHILACGGIQEAIAQARHLNPGKPVEVEVESLAELELALAALADIVMLDNFDIPMMKAAVTLNQGRAKLEVSGNVTLETLASYAATGVDFISVGALTKHVRALDLSMRFV; from the coding sequence ATGCTACAACAGGACATCAGCCGCGCCGTGCGCGCCGCGCTACTCGAAGACTTGGGCGATGCCCTCACCGCACTGGATCAACCGGATGCCAGCGCCGATATCACGGCCCAGCTGATCCCGACCGATCGCCTCTCCACCGCCCGGGTCATCACCCGTGAAGCCGGTGTCTTCTGCGGCCAGCCCTGGGTTGACGAGGTATTTGCCCAGCTCGGCGGCGAGGTCAGGGTGGAGTGGCTGGTGCAGGATGGCGAGAAGCTCTCCCCCAATCAGGAGCTGTTCCGCCTCCATGGCCCCGCCCGGATACTGCTGACCGGCGAGCGCAATGCGCTGAACTTCGTGCAGACCCTGAGTGGCGTCGCCACCCTCACCGCCCGCTATGTGGCCGAGCTGGAAGGCACCGATTGCCGCCTGCTCGATACCCGCAAGACGCTGCCGGGCCTGCGCAGTGCACAGAAATATGCCGTCACCTGCGGCGGTGGCAAGAACCATCGCATCGGGCTGTTCGATGCCTATCTCATCAAGGAGAACCACATCCTGGCCTGCGGGGGTATTCAGGAAGCCATCGCCCAGGCGCGTCACCTCAACCCGGGCAAACCGGTCGAAGTGGAGGTCGAATCGCTGGCCGAACTGGAGCTGGCTCTGGCGGCCCTGGCCGACATCGTGATGCTGGACAACTTCGACATCCCCATGATGAAAGCAGCGGTGACCCTGAACCAGGGCCGCGCCAAACTGGAGGTGTCCGGCAACGTCACTCTGGAGACCCTGGCCAGCTATGCCGCCACCGGCGTCGATTTCATCTCGGTCGGCGCCCTGACCAAGCATGTGAGAGCACTGGATCTCTCGATGCGCTTTGTCTGA
- a CDS encoding retropepsin-like aspartic protease family protein, translating to MHPMARRLWLLAWLSLLGLLTLYFYSSAKPTVTASGDLLLKADASGHYRLEGAINGQPVQLLLDTGATLVTIPSQVAERLGLIPTGHSRVKTAAGEIQVQTSRIESLAMGPLTLYDLTVFINPATDGEEILVGMNALGRLELRQKERQLLLRPLQE from the coding sequence ATGCACCCGATGGCACGCCGGCTCTGGCTGCTGGCCTGGCTCTCCCTGCTGGGATTGCTGACCCTCTACTTCTACTCCAGCGCCAAGCCCACGGTGACCGCCAGCGGAGACCTGCTGCTCAAGGCCGATGCCAGCGGCCATTATCGTCTGGAGGGTGCCATCAACGGTCAGCCGGTGCAACTGCTGCTGGACACCGGTGCCACCCTGGTGACGATCCCGAGCCAGGTGGCCGAGCGCCTCGGCCTCATTCCCACCGGGCACAGCCGGGTCAAGACGGCCGCCGGTGAGATCCAGGTCCAGACTAGCCGGATCGAAAGCCTGGCGATGGGGCCGCTGACCTTGTACGATCTGACCGTCTTTATCAATCCGGCCACCGACGGGGAAGAGATCCTGGTGGGCATGAATGCCCTCGGCCGGCTGGAATTACGCCAAAAGGAGAGGCAGTTGCTTCTCAGACCCCTGCAGGAATAA
- the ampD gene encoding 1,6-anhydro-N-acetylmuramyl-L-alanine amidase AmpD, with product MTQPKALFSIDADGWCEQARRVPSPHHNERASPDDISLLVVHGISLPPGQFGGPWIDDLFLGQLDPDAHPYFADIHQLKVSAHCLIRRDGELVQYVPFGARAWHAGVSSWEGREACNDFSIGIELEGTDEAPYSDAQYEVLAGLSRAISRHYPSITAERIVGHCDIAPGRKSDPGESFEWDRYKSLLNFEQ from the coding sequence ATGACGCAGCCCAAAGCCCTTTTCTCTATCGATGCCGACGGTTGGTGCGAGCAGGCCCGTCGGGTGCCCTCACCCCATCACAACGAGCGGGCCAGCCCGGATGACATCTCCCTGCTGGTGGTGCATGGCATCAGCCTACCCCCCGGGCAGTTTGGGGGCCCCTGGATCGACGATCTCTTCCTCGGCCAGCTGGATCCCGATGCTCACCCCTATTTTGCCGATATCCATCAGTTGAAGGTCTCCGCCCACTGCCTGATCCGGCGTGACGGCGAGTTGGTGCAGTATGTGCCGTTTGGTGCGCGTGCCTGGCACGCCGGGGTGTCGAGCTGGGAGGGGAGGGAGGCCTGCAACGATTTTTCCATCGGCATCGAGCTGGAAGGGACGGACGAGGCTCCCTATAGCGATGCCCAGTACGAGGTGCTGGCAGGACTCAGTAGGGCCATATCACGGCACTATCCGTCAATTACCGCTGAACGGATCGTGGGTCATTGCGACATCGCGCCAGGGCGCAAGAGCGATCCCGGTGAGAGTTTCGAATGGGATCGTTACAAGTCACTTCTCAATTTTGAACAGTGA
- the pdhR gene encoding pyruvate dehydrogenase complex transcriptional repressor PdhR: MPYIKITQPKLADAIVAELESMILEGSLQPGQKLPPERELAIQFQVSRPSLREAIQRLEARGLLYRRQGGGTYVQNALSKGIADPLFELLSTHPEAQYDLLEFRHALEGICAYYAALRGTDADFERIRLAQAAIIDAGQQGSLVAESAAVTQFYLAVAEASHNVVLLHLLRAMGPMLEQNILRNNEILNRRPGVVAKIRRHRASLIEAILSGAPERARAACHEHLAFIEDTLLDMQREDSRIQRSMRRIRQQEN; this comes from the coding sequence ATGCCCTATATCAAGATTACTCAGCCCAAACTGGCCGACGCCATCGTCGCCGAGCTGGAAAGCATGATTCTGGAAGGCAGTTTGCAGCCGGGGCAAAAATTGCCACCCGAGCGTGAACTCGCCATCCAGTTTCAGGTTTCGCGCCCATCGCTGCGCGAAGCCATCCAGCGTTTGGAAGCGAGAGGGCTCTTGTATCGGCGCCAGGGGGGCGGCACCTATGTGCAGAATGCCTTGAGCAAGGGGATCGCCGATCCCCTGTTCGAGTTGCTCAGCACGCACCCGGAAGCCCAGTACGACCTGCTGGAGTTTCGTCACGCACTGGAAGGCATCTGTGCCTACTATGCTGCGTTGCGGGGAACTGATGCCGATTTCGAACGCATTCGCCTGGCGCAAGCCGCCATCATCGATGCGGGCCAGCAAGGGTCGCTGGTGGCTGAATCAGCTGCCGTTACCCAGTTCTATCTGGCGGTGGCCGAGGCCTCCCACAACGTGGTGCTGCTGCACCTGTTGCGGGCCATGGGCCCCATGCTCGAACAGAACATTTTACGAAATAATGAGATTTTGAATCGCCGTCCGGGAGTGGTCGCCAAGATCCGTCGCCATCGTGCGTCACTGATCGAGGCTATCCTGTCGGGGGCTCCGGAGCGGGCCAGGGCTGCTTGTCATGAGCACCTGGCCTTTATCGAGGACACCTTGTTGGATATGCAGAGGGAAGACAGCCGGATCCAGCGATCCATGCGTCGGATCCGTCAGCAGGAAAACTAA
- the aceE gene encoding pyruvate dehydrogenase (acetyl-transferring), homodimeric type yields MSDILKNDVDPIETLEWLASLESLLREEGPQRAQFILEQLAEKARISGVDVAEKANRDYINTIPASDEPAYPGDLEMERRIRAIIRWNAMMIVLRASKKDLDLGGHMSSFASSATIYEVCYNHFFRARSEKDGGDLVYFQGHISPGIYARAFAEGRLTEEQLDNFRQEVDGKGIPSYPHPKLMPDFWQFPTVSMGLGPIAAIYQARFLKYLTDRGIKDCSEQTVYAFLGDGEMDEPEAKGALTVAVREKLDNLVFVVNCNLQRLDGPVVGNGKVINELEGLFSGAGWDVTKVIWGRKWDELLKKDTSGKLIQLMNETVDGDYQTMKSRDGAYVREHFFNRYPETAALVKDMTDEEIFALNRGGHDPRKLFAAFSKAAATKGKPTVILAKTIKGYGMGEAAEGKNIAHQVKKMDLGSVRHLRDRFNLPVTDEQLEKLPYLKIEEGTEEHKYLHARRTALKGYVPTRLRESTTKLDIPALDAFGPLLGEQAREISTTMAFVRSLNVLLKDKSIGKRIVPILADEARTFGMEGLFRQIGIYSPHGQQYTPQDRDIVSYYKEDKQGQVLQDGINELGAMSSWLAAATSYSTNDCPMIPFYIYYSMFGFQRIGDMAWAAGDQQARGFLLGATSGRTTLNGEGLQHEDGHSHILAGTIPNCISYDPSYAYEVAVIMQDGLRRMYGEKPENVFYYITTLNENYAMPAMPEGAEEGIRKGIYKLETVAGNKAKVQLLGCGSILGHVRTAAQILATEYGVGSDVFSVTSFNELARDGQDADRWNMLHPTAEARVPYIAQVLGTDATIAATDYMKSFADQVRAFVPTENYRVLGTDGYGRSDSRANLRRHFEVNEFYVVVAALTELAKRGEIDKQVVADAIKKYGIDADKVNPLHA; encoded by the coding sequence ATGTCTGATATCCTGAAGAACGATGTGGACCCGATAGAAACGCTGGAGTGGCTTGCCTCTCTGGAATCCCTGCTGCGTGAAGAGGGTCCGCAACGCGCTCAGTTCATCCTTGAACAACTGGCCGAGAAAGCCCGCATCAGCGGTGTGGACGTGGCTGAAAAGGCAAATCGCGACTACATCAACACCATTCCTGCCAGCGACGAACCGGCTTACCCGGGCGACCTGGAGATGGAACGCCGCATCCGCGCCATCATCCGCTGGAATGCCATGATGATCGTGCTGCGTGCCTCCAAGAAAGACCTGGACCTCGGTGGTCACATGTCTTCCTTCGCCTCTTCCGCGACCATCTACGAAGTCTGCTACAACCACTTCTTCCGCGCTCGCAGCGAGAAGGACGGTGGCGATCTGGTCTACTTCCAGGGTCACATCTCCCCGGGCATCTACGCCCGTGCATTTGCCGAAGGTCGTCTGACCGAAGAGCAGCTGGACAACTTCCGTCAGGAAGTGGACGGCAAGGGTATCCCTTCCTATCCGCACCCGAAACTGATGCCGGACTTCTGGCAGTTCCCGACCGTTTCCATGGGTCTGGGCCCCATCGCCGCCATCTATCAGGCTCGCTTCCTGAAGTACCTGACCGACCGTGGCATCAAGGATTGCTCCGAGCAGACCGTTTACGCCTTCCTGGGTGACGGTGAGATGGACGAGCCGGAAGCCAAGGGTGCCCTGACCGTTGCCGTGCGCGAAAAGCTCGACAACCTGGTATTCGTGGTCAACTGCAACCTGCAGCGTCTGGACGGCCCTGTTGTCGGTAACGGCAAGGTCATCAACGAGCTGGAAGGCCTGTTCTCCGGCGCTGGCTGGGATGTCACCAAGGTCATCTGGGGTCGCAAGTGGGATGAGCTGCTGAAGAAAGACACGTCCGGCAAGCTGATCCAGCTGATGAACGAGACCGTGGACGGCGACTATCAGACCATGAAGTCCCGCGATGGCGCTTACGTCCGTGAGCACTTCTTCAACCGTTACCCGGAAACCGCCGCGCTGGTCAAAGACATGACTGACGAGGAGATCTTCGCCCTGAACCGCGGTGGTCACGACCCCCGTAAACTGTTCGCCGCCTTCTCCAAGGCCGCAGCGACCAAGGGCAAGCCGACCGTCATCCTGGCCAAGACCATCAAGGGCTATGGCATGGGCGAAGCGGCCGAAGGCAAGAACATCGCTCACCAGGTCAAGAAGATGGATCTGGGCTCCGTTCGTCACCTGCGTGATCGCTTCAACCTGCCGGTCACCGACGAGCAACTGGAAAAGCTGCCGTACCTGAAGATCGAAGAGGGTACCGAAGAGCACAAGTACCTGCACGCCCGTCGCACCGCCCTGAAGGGCTACGTACCGACCCGTCTGCGCGAGAGCACCACCAAGCTGGACATCCCTGCACTGGACGCTTTCGGCCCGCTGCTGGGTGAACAGGCGCGCGAGATCTCCACCACCATGGCGTTCGTGCGTTCCCTGAACGTGCTGCTCAAAGACAAGTCCATCGGCAAGCGTATCGTTCCGATCCTGGCTGACGAAGCCCGTACCTTCGGGATGGAAGGTCTGTTCCGCCAGATCGGCATCTACAGCCCGCATGGTCAGCAGTACACCCCGCAAGACCGTGACATCGTCTCCTACTACAAGGAAGACAAGCAGGGTCAGGTTCTGCAAGACGGCATCAACGAGCTGGGCGCCATGTCCTCCTGGCTGGCTGCTGCGACCTCTTACAGCACCAACGACTGCCCGATGATCCCGTTCTACATCTACTACTCCATGTTCGGCTTCCAGCGGATCGGCGACATGGCGTGGGCAGCCGGTGACCAGCAAGCCCGTGGCTTCCTGCTGGGCGCGACCTCCGGTCGTACTACCCTGAACGGCGAAGGTCTGCAGCACGAAGATGGTCACAGCCACATCCTGGCCGGTACCATCCCGAACTGCATCTCCTACGATCCGTCCTACGCCTATGAAGTCGCAGTGATCATGCAGGACGGTCTGCGTCGCATGTACGGTGAGAAGCCGGAGAACGTCTTCTACTACATCACCACCCTGAACGAGAACTATGCCATGCCGGCCATGCCGGAAGGCGCCGAGGAAGGCATCCGCAAGGGTATCTACAAGCTGGAAACCGTGGCCGGCAACAAGGCCAAGGTACAGCTGCTGGGTTGTGGCTCCATCCTGGGTCACGTGCGCACCGCCGCCCAGATCCTGGCCACCGAGTACGGCGTGGGTTCCGACGTGTTCAGCGTCACCTCCTTCAACGAACTGGCCCGTGACGGTCAGGACGCGGATCGCTGGAACATGCTGCACCCGACTGCCGAAGCGCGTGTACCTTACATCGCACAGGTGCTGGGCACCGACGCCACCATCGCCGCGACCGACTACATGAAGTCCTTCGCCGATCAGGTGCGTGCCTTCGTACCGACCGAGAACTACCGTGTACTGGGTACCGATGGTTACGGTCGTTCCGACAGCCGTGCCAACCTGCGTCGTCACTTCGAAGTGAACGAGTTCTACGTAGTGGTGGCTGCCCTGACCGAACTGGCCAAGCGTGGCGAGATCGACAAGCAGGTCGTGGCCGACGCGATCAAGAAATACGGCATCGATGCCGACAAGGTTAACCCGCTGCACGCCTAA